The Candoia aspera isolate rCanAsp1 chromosome 13, rCanAsp1.hap2, whole genome shotgun sequence genome includes the window CGATTTGACTTGGCAGTAGCCTCACAGATCCTGCTCGGCTAAATTAGAGGCTTGGTTGCATTTGAGAATGGAACCTCACAACAGTGATTGCCCACTGCACTGCAGAAAAGTCACAGGCTtgtaggtgtaatggtatgtgggaaagaccttgggagacagggcaaagtgatgctgcctagggaatggtcagataagagatggcatagctGGATAGTGgacggggcaagaggctcagaagggaccgtccctagtttctccggctgtaaaggagacagggggagaattgtactttcagacttgcaagattgatgtcagccttaccaggtagaccagacaggatacatgaccagatgagctaattctacttcattgtaaagctgcattaacagaatcttgcaagagatttttttgttttctttttttgttttccttcttagtttggtTTGTATGTTTGgtttgtacttttattttattttttttaattctcgtTTTCTTTAAGATTCAAGATTGCTTTgtgaaaaaatataaagataaattattggggggaaaaaacttgatGTAACTAGAACTCGGAGAGCTTCCCCGTGCCTTACTTCCAATTGTGTATTGCAGAGTGCAACTTGGAGGACCTGTGTCCCAATCTTCTTGTCTCCATCACCCAAGCAGGATGCGATGGCTATCCCTCCCTGGAATCCCTGGAGAACTGTAAGAGAATGGTGTCTGTCTCAGAGCTGATGGCAGGATTGGCAATGTTGAGGTCATGAGCAGCAGGGTGCCCCTAAGACATCCTTGGTCCCTCCCTGGCTGccatctccatttttattttcaaagatggTCTATGTGGGAGCCAGGAATATTCTTATCTACTAGGAGTGGTCAACTTTGGTTGGTTGGAGAAGACATATTTAATATTGGGGGAAGAAAAAGAGTGGCCATGGGTGGGGTTGACCCATTTGGGGAAGATCCAtgatttctctcttttcccccagACTActttaacaataacaataataataatttattaagcttGTATCCTGCCCAACTCCCAACCACTCTGGGCGGCtgacaacaatcaaagaaattacaataagatCAATGACAGATAAAGTATGGCAAGTGCGATGAAGTAAGTGGTCTCAGTCTCTCTcatcaaaggcctgggtgaaaggCCAGGTCTTCACCGCTCTTCTGAACCCCAGTAGAGGTAGGAGGcaatccagatcttggggggaacctagttccagaaggcaggcactgcaacagagaaggcatgcttccagggtcccgatagatggcattgtttaatcaaggaacccagagcatgccaaccctgcaacATTGAagtggccaggcagatactaggGTGTTCCCTCGAGCAACTGAGGTTAAATCAGAACTTTAGGCTTTATACTGCAGTTTTCATCTTTTTCCTGCTTCATCTTGGCGAGAAACCAAGCTTCCCATTTTTAGTCTGTGATGGCTCTGCAGGCTGCCTGTTCCAGAAACAATCCTTGAAATTGTAGGTTGCCTGTCCTAATAAAAAGATGATGCCAGCCCTTTTCTTTGCAGGATGCCAACTTTTAGGTTGGTTTTAAATGATACGTACATACAAACATTTCTTAAATCATGGAAGTATCTACAGACAGGTCAGTTCCAAGGGCAGTGTGTCTGAATTGTGACCCCTTAGCAACATCATTTCTGgagtcctggtgctctctgagcttggttgttggcttgcagacgtttcattgcctgactagataacatcatcagtgtgagggggtgtggggtttgctccctgtttatctacagtagcttgccttgccagtgttggtggggtgtggctttttccttggtagttccttcaataccccaatcaaggaattactgaggagacaaacaatcaagcggacaaacaatcaagcagaaaacaataccccagtcaaggaactaccaaggagaaaaccacacccccaccaacatgggcagggcaagctactgtagataaacagggagcaaaccccaccctcccttgcactgatggtgttacctagttgggtaatgaaacatctgcaagccaacaaccaagctcagggagcaccaaggactccacagtttaaccctgagccacagagattctcttctgttgggacATCATTTGTCTCAGGCTGAGAAAAGGAGTCTTTAAAAGTTCTAACtccactgctttttttcccccccaaatgaaCTTTCAGATAAGCTCAGCATTTCGAAGGAGCTGATGCTTCTCACAGCAACCAACATCTGGGGTGCTCTCAGAGGTAAGATGGGGGGCAATTTTCCATCGCTGTCTTACTGGCTTCATACTCTTGACTTGCTCCAACTGATGTGGTTCTGCCTTGTTGCCCAGGGTTGGAGACCTTCAGCCAGCTTGCCTGGAGGGATGATGATGGGACCGTGAGTACTGCCCTTTTTAAGCAGGGAATATTAGGGTGGGGTTTACACTTTCTGTTAAGTTGTTAAGTGCTTTGTTTGGGTGTGACTTTGTGGGTTGAGTGAGAGCAGGTATTGCGGTCTATAAATGGAGCATGTGGTGTAAACCCCAACAGTTGGGGCTTATTCAGCAAGCCAGGTTTATCCAAAGTCATGGATTAGTGCAATCATGTCGAGGCTGAAGAAGACCCAACTAACTGGATTCACCCAATTTGCTGAGGCAGAAAATCCAAACAAGTTGTATGATTTAATGTGATATATgagaatagagagccagtttggtctagtggtgaaggcaccaggctagaaaccaggcgactgtgagttctagtcctgccttaggcatgaaatctggctggtgaccttgggtcggtctctccctctcagccctagaaaggagacaatggcaaagcacttctgaaaaacctgccaagaaaactgcaaggactagtccaggaagttgccaacCATTAAGAAtgactcagacacacacacacacacatacaaatgagCATAGTTGACAAAtctattccatttcttcccttcccATCTGAAGCTTGATCTAATTCAAGCTGTCACTTGCAACTCACTTTGCTAGCTGCTACTTTGTTCTCCTAAGGACTTTCCAGCTTAGCAGCATGAGTCAGGGAAGAGCGTGTGGCAGCTAAGTGCCTCCTAGGTCCTAGACTGGAACTCTTGAAGAGCCTGTTTAGTCCTCCAAACACATGGCCTGATTTTCAGTCCTTTTGGAGAAGGCAGGATTGGCCCCTGGGAGAACTCTGTGCTGGACATTGGGTCAACTGTGCTGTCTTCTCCCCTGTATAGTTCTACGTCAACAAGACAGAAGTCGTTGATTTCCCCCGCTTCCCTCACCGAGGTCTGCTACTTGACACATCTCGCCATTATCTACCTTTGAGAGCCATCCTGGAGACTCTGGTAGGTGCATCTACATCTGGAAGCAATGGGCTAGAAGATCCTGAGAGATCTTGTGCCATCTTGGCCACTCTGCAGAAACTCTTGGCATGGCTCAGGTCAGATGATTCCTCACTGACCATGCTGTTATATTGGCTgacttcattcattttctttatcaccaccatcatcatgcCTCCACAAACTTTGGGATCTTCTGGTGTTTCCCTCTTATGCTTGGGTGGCACCGTGTTGTCTATGCGAGGAAGTGCGATCATGTCTGCACTTGAAGTGGAAGGATTGGTAGGACAGACAGTGTGGTGCAGTTCTTTAGGGCTGGACTCCCCCAAGGGAGACCCAGGTATAGGCCACATTCAGCCATAGAAGTGCTGGCTTTGTGCCAGTCACATTCTCTTAGCCCAATCAATCTCCCAGAGTTGTgggagaaaatgggaggagggggtgCTGTCTATACTGCCATGTGCTCTTGAAAGGTGGAATATGAAGCTAACAAACAAATTCAAGCTATCTGGTCTAGGTTGCTTTCATGTGTGATCACCATAATCCTGCTTCAGCATTATTCTGCTTTTCATAAGGACGTGAAAAGCTGTGTGAAAACCACCATTCCTATATTTGTGTATAATTTGAGGGTttgtctatggcagtgtttctcaaccttggcaactttaagatgtgtggacttcaactcccagagttccccagccagccaagtccacacatcttaaagttgccaaggttgagaaacgctggtgtgTGGTATAAGAAGGAAAGCTGTGGGGATTCAGGGCAAGATTTAATGGGTGGGGAAGACTTCTTACGGGTAACCACTTTCAGAATATCTTAATGGTCTCTGTGGGTTTTCTGAGCCATAGGTGAACTCTTGATCCATCTCACAACTGTTACTAATGAATGTCCCACTGGGCATGGGACCAGGGAGCCTTTCTAACCTCCCATTTCCTCAGGATGCCATGGCGTACAACAAGCTTAATGTGTTCCACTGGCACATTGTGGATGACCCATCGTTTCCGTTTGAAAGTATGGTATTCCCTGATCTCAGCTGGAAGGTGAGCTGTCCCATCTCCCTTTGAACCTCTGCCGTTGAGCTGGCAATGTGAGTCCTTGCAGGAATGCCTTGTGTCCCATGGAGTTTGGAGGCCTCTGGGCCTCCACCCCCCAATTTGACACAAGGACAGTGGGCgaaaaaaagcatttttgctGAAATGGAGTGTTTTCACTTTGCAGCATTCTTTTCCCAAAGGAAGCTTTAGAGTAATTTGTTGGGGGCATTTCATCTGGATTTCTGTCTGTGGGGTCTCAGTGGTCTGTTATAGGTGTGTTAGATAGCATGGATGTGGCATGCAAGTGATATTGCCCTTACTTTCTAGAAAAGATTTCTAGAGCAGGGCAAGAAGTTGATCCCAGAGTAAGATCTTCTTGCATTATCCTGCATGCTAGTTGAAACCACCTAGGTTTATTTAACCCTTTGAGAGGCAGCAAGACCTCTGCCAAGTGATACAGTCCTAGGTATAAAATTTGAAGGATGCAGCTCTTTCACTCCACCAGGACTTTGCATTCAACAGGAACCtactgagagagccagtttggtgtagagcttaaaccaggaggctgtgagttctagttccgccttaggcatgaaggcctgctgggtgcccttgggccagtccctctctctcagcccaagagccaatcaggcgtggtatgagagttctagtcccgccttaggcatgaaagctggctgggtgaccttgggccagtcactttcactcagcccaacccatctcacagggttgttgttgggaaaagaggaggaggaaggagtattaggtacattcactgccttgagttatttaaaaacataataaagctgggataaaaaataaaataactaaataaaacctgtgacagtgatttttttttaagggatccTATAACTCGGCCACCCATGTGTACACAGCCAGCGATGTAAAGACAGTGATTGAATATGCCCGGCTGCGTGGGATTCGCGTGATTGCAGAATTCGATACTCCTGGACACACACTCTCTTGGGGAGCAGGTAGGAACTGTCTTGCGAGCAGAGAAACGTGAACGCAGTTTCTTTGAACCCACGTCAGTGCTGAGAATCTGAATCGACACGTGTGTAACCTGAAGGGTTGTGCTGAAGGATTTTCAGAACACCCTGCTTCCCAGGAGGGAATATTCAACAGCTCAAGGCAAGATGTTTGCCCACTTCATTGGttggaaaggagggagagaacaaAACTGTGCctcatttaaatgtttatttattttatttatttattattcaaatttagttaccatCTGGATCAGCCATCCCCAGCCTCCAAATGTGCTGGGCTGAAGATGCCCCGAGAAATGGTTAAGCTAGGGATTCTGGGAGCGGTTTTTGCACTTCCACTTCTTCCCCAAAGCATTAGGACTCTGATCAGCCTGAGCCAAGTTGTCGTCAATCAGGGCTTAATTCTTATgagtttgggttttctcaaacgTGTCACGTGCCTGAGCAGAATGTGTCACTTAAATGCACTtgatcagaaggaatctggcagCACCTTTGCAGGcgagcaaattttattaaaaggcagaagctcttgTGAACTGTAGCTcaggaaagcttatgccttttaataaaatttatttgtttgaaaaggtgctacctTTTTATTGTTGGTTACCATAGACctacacagctctcctcctataatATATAATTGCACTTGGTGGCTTTGTGTgttttttgttccttccttccttccttccttccttccttccttccttccttccttccttccttccttccttccttccttccttccttccttccttccttcctaatccCAGGTGCCCCAGGCTTGTTGACTCCATGTTACACGCTCTCAAAACCCTCCGGGATCTATGGGCCAGTCAATCCCATTCTCAACTCCACTTACCAATTCATGACCGCGTTTTTTGCTGAAGTTAGTGCCGTCTTTCCAGATTCCTACATTCACCTGGGAGGAGATGAGGTGGACTTCACCTGCTGGTGGGTTTTGTTTCCCTTGAGGGATCTGGAAGGGGAAGGCTGGAGAGAAGGCAGGTGTATGGCAGGGTGAAGGGAAGTGTGTTGTGGCGGTGGTGGTTGATGACATCCTGGGATGAGACCAGCTAAGAGATAGGTGGCCATAAACCATACATTGAAAAACCTGCCATGTTCACACATAATGTTACACTAAGATGGATCCTGATGTGGAAATAAAAACATGTCCCACACAGGGACATAGATATCCATGCTTCAGAGACACCAGGACATGTCAGCAATTAACTTAGATACATTCATCAGCAGCCCTAACTGTCTGGTGGCAAATTTTACTCCAGTGAATCACTGGAGACAGCTGGGATGAGCACAGGCCAAGTAGAAACCACAGGAGTGGTGGTGAATTAGATACCTTCTGGATTCACACTTTGCACCAAGCCCTAATTTGTTCTAACCTTGGTTTACTTGAGTAACCTTGGTTTGTTGAGTAAGCCACAGTTGGTGGTGGTTACACATCAGACTGTGTCACAAATCACAATAGCTGAGTTCAAAAACATGTTAAGCTAAATCTTGTGGGCTGGAATCATGACTGGTCCAAACGATAGCATGATTGATTCTGCCTTGTGTAGTTGATGTATTTATAAAGCGTGAGGAtgcttccatttttattcttgctGGCCTGCAAAAGAGTCCTTTGTGGCACCAGGGTTTGGAGATCTTGAAGATCCAACTTCGATCCAACCCCTCTATTTCCACACAGGAAGTCTAACCCAGATATCCAAGCTTTCATGCAGAAAATGCAATTTGGCCAAGACTATGCCAAGTTAGAATCCTTCTACATTCAAAGGTAAAGTGATCCTTCCTCTCCATTGCTAAGAATTTGTTTAGGGCAAGAATGTAGGGCCACCCTCCCCCAAGCTGAGGCCCTCCCTGTAGATTGTGCCACATCTCCCATCATTCTCGGCCAAGCCGGGCTGCAGATCATGTCAGTTCTCCGGACAGGGCTTCTGAGTAAATAAGGGTAAGAATTGTGCTGGGAGGCTGCCTGGGCTgaaccttccctttttccttgttCCTCTTTCCTTGTCCTCAAATGTACTTCCCATCCCATGTCAGGAGACACTCCTGACTTACCTGATCATTGCCAAATGGaggcagaaacaaagaaaaagtctGATGTGGGAAATTGGAATGGGCTTGCAAGATGCTCTCTCCTTTGACTGGTTCTTCTTTTTGCTCCAGACTGCTGGCTATAGTCTCATCCTATCACAAAGGGTACGTGGTGTGGCAAGAAGTATTTGATAATGGTGTGAAGGTAAGGATCGTACTAGGAGAACTCAGGATGctctacggcagtgtttctcaaccttggcggcttgaagatgtgtggacttcaactcccagaattccccagccagctatgctgggaattctgggagttgaaccacacatcttcaagccgccaaggttgggaaacactgctctatgacCTTAGGCTACTTCTCCctgctccctcccttccctccacaACTTTGCAGAACTGCTTCCAGCCTGTTGAAGTGGAAGTGCAttttcttctcctccctctccACTAACATCCACCCCAAGTTAGAAACTACAAGTAGAGTAGAAGCTGTGCAGTGGTTCTACTCAAAGGCTGTGACATTTGCACACACTGCATGCACAGCCTTGCTTCACACACTTCTCCCAGCCTACACATACCGCTCCTCTTCATTTCCTCTTTTGTCGTCTTAAAGTCTTAGATCAGATGattttcatccatttttgttGCAGAATACCATTGTAATATAATTTGGGGAGCAATCTGGCTGTTCTTAGGTAGTTCTTGATCATGGAAGTTCTTGTCCTGACTCAGTCATGCTTTGATCTTCTGATCTTTGGCACATCGTTGTTTTAGCCCACCTCAGCTTGCTATGGCCTCTCCGTGCACCTGTGCATTCAGATGGACTGTGTGAACCTCACTGGGCTGAGTATTCATCATATACTTCATTAAGCTCATTAGCAATCACGATGACTAGAAAAGGCATCTACTGGGCAGGCCTGCAAAGAGGTGACGTTCCAGTCAAACAAGGATTGATTTTGGTTCAGCTAATCCTTGGATAATTTTGTATCCAAAGTGCCTTCCCAACACCAGGGTTGAAATAATGTGATGGATGTACCTTGAATGAATGGAACAAGATGGCTTGGAACATCTGCTCCATCCAGAAATACATTGATTATTCATTTGTTGCATTCTTAAAATGCTCAAGGAGGCATACATGGGTgtctcccctccttttctcccCACCATAACAATCCTTTGAGATGGGTTGGGTATAGAGAAAGTGAACACATTTAGATCACCCCATGATGTTTGTAGTCAATTGAGATTTGGGCCTCCTCCTAGTAACGTCAATATTGGAGCCCACTCACACGCACATCCTTTCTTATGCACCTCCTATAGATTGCCTCTTCCTGGACCTCAGTCCTTGTTCCATTCTCTGTTTTGGCCAGGTGAACCCTAATACAATCATACATGTGTGGAAAGGGAGCCCGATCTCCTTTCAAGAGGAGATGTCTCGTGTCACCGAGGCTGGTTTCCGGACCCTGCTCTCCTCCCCTTGGTATTTAAATTGTATCTCTTATGGACAGGATTGGTTGCCAGCATATCGGGTGGAACCTCTGGACTTCAAAGGTGAGTTTTCCCCCAATATAGCCCCATCTCCATGGAAGTGTGATTGGCACCAACCTAATATTCtacatatgagagccagtttgatgcagtggtgaaggcaccaggctagaatccaggagaccatgagttccagtcctaccttaggtacaaagccagctgggtgaccttgggccagtcactctctctcagccctaggaagcaggcaatggcaaaccatttctgaaataccttgccaagaaaactgcagggacttgtgcaggcagtcccCGAGAATCGGACCCAATTGAatggactatctatctatctatctatctatctatctatctatctaggttTCAGGTCAAACCCCATTTGCATTTACTGATTTGTTTATTCAGTTGTAGTCACTTATTTTACATAACATCTGCTTTTAATGTGTTATATTTGCCAAGGTTTTGTTGGagttttattaccttttttgcaacCTGCTCTAAGTTTGGAAaagagtttgttttgttttttcttcttgaactTTACTCTGACTGTTGTACTGAATCCAGGAGAGATCTTTCATGTCGTTGTTGAGGGGCATGTATAGTATTTtccaacttaattaaaaaaaaaaatgctgacaaGGAAAGCACATTGCATTTTCAGTGATAAATTGTGCTAAATTCAAAATACATTTGAGAACAGTTTCCTACAACAAATACAATGAATCCTCTTAAAGATAATTTAATAAAACTAGATTAAGACAGGTTTTAAGGCCTGCTTTGTGAAGGTTTCAATTTCCTTTTTACTTTGGATAAAGCgctgtgtttattttttatctttgcttttttaaataagtGTAATGCTAAATGAGTTTTCAAATTTtaaacacttaattttttttaacaattttaaatttaaaaacaagtttttaaatggtttttagaTGAGTGTGGTGCCCAGGCCTTCGGCAAGGGAGAgcgagaccccttgcttcatgaCGCTTACcatcatttatctttattttataggttttattgattttattgtaatttctttgattgttaagAGAATCAGGTGACATACAAGttcaattaattattattaaaggaACTCTTCAGATAACCGAATTGGTTAAACAAGAAATAATCAAGCCATTCTTCCAACAGGCAGTGCAGAACAAAAAAAGCTGGTCATTGGTGGGGAAGCCTGTATGTGGGGCGAATACGTGGATGCCACAAATTTGACCCCTAGATTGTGGTAAGACCTGCATCTGCCATGCTAAGCTGTATCTTGCCTTGTGAAAGTATCACCCCTTCGAGGTAGGccgactaggaaaccaaagttacgaACGCTATTACAACTGTTATTATAGGgttctagtaacagaatcttgcaagactccaTGTGATTCCCCACTCCCTGCCTTTACCTTTTAAGAAAACCAggaagggtcaagtctgagatgtttCCTCAAATTACATCTCTGCTTCAGCCTCAAgttccttttatctgactgtggtGTTGGTTGCGGTGCTTCCtctgttcctcagggttattcttacagcccattacagaaagcaaaccagtCCAGTTGTACAAAAGAAATGTTTCTGCAGAAATGTTAGCCTGCTCCCCCAAGCTTTGTGCACTTCCTGCCTCGTCAGGGGATCTGTTCTTCTTCGGAAGCCCACAGGTGTTAGCCccagatggaaacattttcagtGGTTCTGTGTCGGAACACAAGCATGGCTGTCCTACAATGGATGTTGATCCCAGGACATCTGTGGGAGGGGCGGCAAACGGCAAATGAGGTAGTACATTTGACATCCTCATGCAAACAATTCAAATGATGCCATAATCTGCACCCTTTGTGCAACCATGCCATGACCTGTGGGCCACTATTTTGATGTCCTCTTGGCTTTTCCTGGACATCAGTATGTGATCGTTGACTTAGCAGGAGTACAATTGGATGTTGCAAACAACAGCATTAGTTATGGTACAACTCTTAGTTACAGTAcaaggcccttcgaacagtcactcatgcccttgttatctctcacatagactgttgcaatgtaataggggctacctttgaagaatatctggaagctccagctggttcagaatgcagccaagcgggttatttttggtgcccctagaagggcgcacataacacctttgctgcgcgagctgcattggataccagtctgcttctgggtccaattcaaggtgttggttatcacctatgaagccctacatggcatggggccaggttacctgtgggaccacctcttccccattatatcagcccaccccacctgatcatgcagaaagggcatgctatggaccccttccgtaagagaatttcatctggcggggtccaggaaacgggccttctctgcagtagctcccaccctgtggaacacgctgcccccggaggcgaggttggccccatcgctcctggccttcgggaggagcctgaagacttggctctgcagTCTTccttggggcagagaagggagcAGCTCcccttggggatggctggtacccTAGAGCACTCCTCACATACATGGACTGTGTCAGATCTTGCCACTTGAGCTTTATTTTAATTCCTATCTTCACAGTTctttattaatggtgtttatgtttttatatattgtattgtattgtatatttattcttctgttggattacttttgttgtaaaccgcccagagcccctctggtgggaggagatgggcagtgacaaatttgatagatagataaataaacgaACCCTAAGCTTTGTTATTGGACAGATGTTTACACCGTTTTGTGAGCTTCTTGGGAAGGGCCTGTGTCCTATAAAGCAGCCTTGGAATCCTCCAGATCAAACTTTTTATCTCCTCCAGGCCCCGAGCTGGAGCTGTTGCTGAGCGTTTATGGAGCAATGAGACGGTTCGAAGTCAGCAAGATGCCTATGCCCGGTTGTCAGATTTCCGGTGCACCTTGCTCAAGTAATGCCCCTCTTCTTGATTTCTCCCAGCTTTGTGAGGCCACACAAACCACT containing:
- the HEXA gene encoding beta-hexosaminidase subunit alpha — translated: MAGIAGALIFLLAAGFGAAVWPQPQELVVAPQGRCRLSSQRFRFAYANASAVAPGCEVLDQAFRRYWPLLFPPWHKDPAECNLEDLCPNLLVSITQAGCDGYPSLESLENYKLSISKELMLLTATNIWGALRGLETFSQLAWRDDDGTFYVNKTEVVDFPRFPHRGLLLDTSRHYLPLRAILETLDAMAYNKLNVFHWHIVDDPSFPFESMVFPDLSWKGSYNSATHVYTASDVKTVIEYARLRGIRVIAEFDTPGHTLSWGAGAPGLLTPCYTLSKPSGIYGPVNPILNSTYQFMTAFFAEVSAVFPDSYIHLGGDEVDFTCWKSNPDIQAFMQKMQFGQDYAKLESFYIQRLLAIVSSYHKGYVVWQEVFDNGVKVNPNTIIHVWKGSPISFQEEMSRVTEAGFRTLLSSPWYLNCISYGQDWLPAYRVEPLDFKGSAEQKKLVIGGEACMWGEYVDATNLTPRLW